In Planococcus sp. MB-3u-03, the DNA window AATCAGTGCTGCAACCATCCAGATGCTCAATGCAGCTAGTTTCATTTCAATTCCTCTAGCATTTTTTCCGGATAATCCGTGAAGATGCCCGAGACACCGATCTGCTGTAATTGCTCAGCGTAGTCCAGCCGGTTGACTGTATAGACATAGACCACACAGCCTTTTTCGACCAATTCGGCACCGTGGCGAAGCGCATATGGCAGCGACAAATGAAGCCGTTTCGTTCCGACTGTCTGTGCATAAGCGGCCATATCCACTAAAATATTGGAAGCCAAAATCGCCCCTGGCACGTGATGGCGATCTACTGCCAATTTTACGTCCGAATGATTGAATGAAGAAATGATAAGCCGATTTTCGATGCCTTGTTGTGCTGCAAGTCTTGCCACTTTTTCCACGGCACCTGGATAAGGAAAAATATCCGTTTTAAGCTCCACATTCAAAACATGCCGAGTGTCTTTAAATAGCTCGAAAACCTCTGACAATGTCGGAATTGCAGTTCCACCCCATTCGCCTGCTTTCCAGCTTCCGGCGTCCAGTTTCTTCAGTTCGGCAAGCGCCATGTCTTTCACATAGCCTTTGCCATTGGTGGTGCGGTTCACTTTTTCATCATGGATGACGACGAGTTCACCGTCTTTCGACAAATGGACGTCCAGTTCCACGCCATGAACCGGCAATGCAGCAGCTTCCGCAAAAGCAGGCAGCGTATTTTCCGGATGCGTGCCCGAACTTCCACGATGCGCAAAAATTTCCATAAGCCAGCCTCCTTTTTAGACGTCTGTCCGGATTTGCCAAAGTTCCGGGAAGAAATATTGATCCAATACTTTTTTCAAATAATTGACGCCTGACGACCCGCCCGTCCCTGGCTTGAAGCCAATGATCCGTTCAACCGTTTTCATGTGGCGGAAACGCCATTGTTGAAGCCAATCTTCAATATCGACTAATTTCTCTGCCAATTGATACAGCTCCCAATGCTCGTCGACATTGTGGTAAATTTCCTTCCACGCTTCCCGGACGCTGTCATTCGGCTCGTATACCTTATTGACATCGCGCGATAGCACGCTTTCATCAATCTTGAATCCGCTGCGCGCCAATTTTTGGATAGCGGCATCGTATAAGCCCGGCGCGTGGAACGCTTGTGTTAATTGTTCATGCAAGGCCGGGTCTTTTTCGTAAATACTCAAGACATGCTTCGTTTTGTAGCCGAGCGCAAATTCGATCATGCGGTACTGGTAGGACTGAAAGCCGCTCGCATTGCCGAGGTCATCCCGGAACTCCAGGTATTCGGCAGGCGTCAAGGTCGACAGCACATCCCAGCCTTGGATGATCTGCGATTGGATGCGCGATACGCGTGCCAATTGCTTGAATGCCGGCTGCAGATCATCCGCATCGATATGGCGGATGGCCGCCGACAATTCATGCAAGATCAGCTTCATCCACAGTTCCGATACTTGGTGGATGATGATGAAAAGCGATTCATCGTGGTGTCCGCTGACACCGTCCTGTGCAGACAACAGCTTGTCGAGATGCAAATAATCACCGTAAGTCATGCTTTCCTTGAAATCCGTACGGATATTTTGTTCGTTTGCAGCGGCGATGTTCTGCCCGTTTTTGTATTTGTCCATTTCAATGACTCCATTCAAGCTCAGCTTGTGCTCGACTCTGCTAGTGGTTTCTATCGTACGATACTTTTTTACATTTTTCATTGCTTACTTCCCATAATTTCGGGAATAGAACAGTAAACAGTAAAATTGAAAGGGAGTTTTATGTTATGACAAAAAACAAAAAATTGATTTTCCCTGCCCTTATCATGTCTTCCGCACTTGCCCTGGCAGCTTGCGGCGATGACGAGGAAGTCACGCAGCCCGTCACAGACGAGGCCGCTGAAGAAACGGCAGCGCCGGAAGCAGAATCGACTGAAGATGCTTCTCCAAGCGGCGGAACTGAAGCAACTGCGGATGGTGAAACATACGGATTCACTGATTTGTCCGTTGATGTCGATATGCCCGATCAGGATGACGCCCTAGACCTTAGCTACGAAGAAGAGCGCGGCCAGGTAGAAGCCGAATATGAGAACACAGTCGACGGTGTTGACCTGACAGGCGATGAAGCTTTCAATGAACTGGAACAAGGCTTGTCCCAGTTAAACTTAACGCCTGACACACCGGATGATGAAGTCATCAGCCAAGTCGTCGAAGCTTTCGGTATCGACCCTGGCTTCAAGAAAATCGAAATTGAAGTAGACTATGCAGACGGCTCCGATATAAACTACGAACAAACAAATCAATAAGCGCTAGAACATAACTGTCCGGCTGAATCATCCGCCGGGCAGTTTTTTACTGCAGCGGGCGCTGCCAGTATGAAATTGTATAGAGTTTTGAAAAGCCTGCCTTTTCATAGACCGGCCAGGCCCTGTTTTCGATTTCGACTTCAATCAATACGCGCTCTAATTTCTTCTCGTGCGCTATATGCCTTGCCCAGTGCAAAAAGATTTGCCCGTAGCCTGAACGCTGTGTATCCGGGGAAACCGCAAGCGCCGTCAGCCACAAGGCCCGATCTTCCATGCTCATTGTAGCTGTAGCTATAAGTTTTCCATTTTGGCGCATCACATAGATCTGGCGTTCCGGATCGGCCAGGTTATGCTCAAGGACCGGGAGAACCGATTCATCAAAAGCCGCATGCAAAAGAGCAGCCAATTCATCCAAATGCTTTTCTTCATACGGAATAATCTCCACTCCCTCACTGAGTTCGTAAGCAGGAAGAGGCGCAGCTTCAAACTGCAATTCCTGAAAAGACCGGTTATAACCGAGGCCCATCAACCAAGCATCCGATGCTTCGTTTTCAGTAAAAGCCGCGAGTTCACTTTCCGCTCCGCGCTGTTCGAGGGAATGCCGCACGCCGTCAGCCAAAGCTGTTGCCAGCCCAAGGCGGCGGTAATCCGGTGTGACAAATGCTGACCATTCGTAATGGTTCACGCCGACCAAATCCGCCGCTGCCGCACAGGCTACCAGTTCCCCACTATCGGTGTAAGCGAGCACCGCAAATCCTTTCGCAAACGGCTTTTGCCATAATTCATTTTGCAGCAAGGTCCGGCATTCTTCCGGCTCGCCGTCAATCAGCTGCTCCATTTCCCCGGCAGTCTCCGCATCCAGCGGAAACGACGCAATCGACAGGGACAATTCCATTTCCATCCCGCCTTCCTTTTTCTTCTTATCATAACTGCCCAAAGCGCTTGCCGCCACCTGATTCCTGAAATTAAGCTTACTTCCACTGTCTCTTCATTTCCATTAAAAAAGCAGAAGCCGGGATCTTCCCCCGCCTTCTGCTTAGGTTCCGTTATAATTTTGCATCTGCCAGCATGGTGGCATACAAGCCGCCTTTTTCCAGCAATTCGTCCTGGCTGCCTGCTTCGACCAATTTGCCGAGCTCCATGACATAGACGAAATCCGCCTTTCTCACCGTGTTCAAGCGGTGGGCGATGACGAAACTCGTGCGCCCTTCCATAAGGCGTTCGAGCGCTTCCTGGATTTTCAGCTCCGTCACTGTATCAATCGAACTCGTCGCCTCATCAAGCAGCAAAATGACCGGATCGGCAATGAGCGCCCGGGCAATCGACAAGAGTTGCTTCTGCCCTTGGCTGATCATCGAACCGTCACCAGACAGCACCGTATCGTAGCCTTCCGGCAGCTTGGAGATGAAGTCGTGGGCATTGGCTTTTTTCGCCGCTTCCACCACTTCTTCGTCGCTCGCATCGAGCTTGCCGTAGCGGATATTGTCGCTGACCGAAGCTTCGAACAGGAACGGGTCCTGCAAGACGAAGGCAATCTGCTTGCGCAAAGTTTCGCGCGGCATCGCACCAATCGGCGTGCCGTCGATGCGGATCTCACCTTCATCGACATCGTAAAATCTCGCCAATAGCTGCATGACCGTCGTTTTGCCGGCACCTGTCGCACCGACGAATGCCGCCGTCTGCCCGGTTTCAACCGTAAAGCTTAAATCACGGATGGTCCATTCTTCTTCCGCGCCTTCGTATTTGAAAGACACATTATCGAATTCGACTTTTCCTTCAAGCCGCTTATCAGCGTTGTTTTTCGTATCGTCCGCTTCTTCTGCTTCGTCCATGATGGCAAATACACGTTCAGCCCCCGCAATGGCCGAGAGCACCGTGTTGAATTGGTTCGCCAAATCGTTCAACGGCCGCGTAAACTGACGTGAATACTCGGTGAAGATAACGATGACGCCGATGGTGACCGAGCCGTTCAAGGCGAGCAATCCGCCGACACCTGCAACGAGCGCAAAACTGCCGTTGTTCAGGAAGTTCATCACTTTCGGAATGAACCCGGCATAGGTCCAAGCCCAGAAACCGGTGCGGCGGAGGCGTTCACTTTGACCAAAAACTCATCCATGACGCGGTCTTCCTGGGAAAAGGCTTTGACGATTTTCTGTCCGGAAATGGTTTCTTCAATCATGCCATTCAAATCCCCGACCGCTTTTTGCTGTTCTTTATACAAAGGGCCCGTACGCTTGGTGATCCAGCGAACGGCCCAATACATGATTGGGATGATGATGAACGTCAATACGGTGAGGACCGGGCTGAGAAACACCATCACCACCGCCGTCCCGACCAGCGTCAAAATGCTCGAGAACACTTGAATGAACGACGTGTTGAGCGTCGACGAAACGTTTTCGATATCATTGGTCATACGGCTCATCAATTCGCCGTGCTGTCGCTTATCGAAAAACGACACCGGCAAGCGCTGCAGATGCCCAAAGAGCCCCGCGCGCATTTGATAGATGACTTGCTGGGCGATGCCGACCATCCAGTAGTTCTGCAAATAGAGAGAAACCGAATGGAGCACATAGACCATGATAAGCCAGCCGATGATCAAGCCCATGCCTTCAAATGCACCCGGCACGATATAGGTATCGATGATATAACCGATCAAAAGCGGTCCAAGCAGTGCCATCGCGGAACTGATGAACACAAGCGACAGAACGATGATCAATAGCGTGCGCTGTTCGTCCACCAGCTTCCAGATCCGCAGCAAGGTGGATTTCCAGTTTTTCGCGCGTTCATTCTTTTTATCCGGTGATTTCTTTAAATCTTCCTTCGTCAATACCGGCTCATAACCAAAAGGCCGGCGGATCGCATTAAACATATTCATCCACCTCCTCCGCTTGCTGGGACAGCGCAATTTCACGATACAAAGAAGAGCTATCCAGCAATTCTTCGTGAGTACCGTAAGCTGAAGCGACGCCGTCCTCCAACAGCAGGATACGGTCAGCGCGCATCGCCGTCCGCACTTTCTGCGTCACCAGCAGCGTCGTCGCTTGTTCTTTGTCGAGCTCCGCCCACAGCGCAGATTCGGTCTTCACATCAAGCGCGCTGGTACTGTCATCGAGAATCAAGATCGACGGTTTGCGGACCAATGCCCGTGCGATCGACAAGCGCTGCTTCTGGCCGCCGGATAAATTGACGCCCTTTTGGCCGACGCGCGTTTCATAGCCTTTCGGGAAGCGCTGGACCGTCTCGTCAATTTGGGCTTTTTCTGCGGCCTCTGTAAGTTCCGGAAGCTCCGCGTGCTCTTTGCCCCAAGACAGGTTATTGGAAATGCTGCCGGTAAAGAGCATCGATTGCTGAGGCACAAGCCCGATCGTCTTGCGCAATTCCTGAAGGTCCCACTCGCGGACGTCACGGCCGTGTACTGATACGCTTCCTTCGGTCGCTTCATAGAATCTCGGAATCAACTGCAATAACGAGGTTTTCCCGGATCCCGTGGCGCCCATGATGGCCAGTTTCTCGCGTGGCGCCAGTTCAAAGCTAATGTTTTCAAGCACTCTTCGCGAAGTGCCTGGATAGGTAAAGGAAACATCGTCAAAACGGACGGTCCCTTCTCTAACCGGCACAGTTGCACCATTCGATTCTTCGCCGCCATCATCCGCCAACAGGATTTCTTCGATGCGGCCAGTAGATGCCATGGCACGCGCAAACGCCATAATGATGAACGAGAACATCGAAAAGGCGCCGGTCATGCGCATCGCGTAATTGACGATGGCGACCAATTCACCGATTTGCGCGTCTCCGCTCTGGATCTCAAAAGCCCCGAACCAGACAACCGCGAGTAGCGACACGTTCATGCCGAACAGCAGAATCGGCAAGATAATTTCCATGATGCGGAACGCTTTGACCGTATCGGTCTTGAGTGCACCCGCCACTTCCGAAAAGCGGTTCGCTTCATACTTGCCGCGCAAATATGCTTTGATCAGCCGGACCGCTTGCAGGTTTTCCTGCACCATGCGGTTGACCTTATCTAACCGTTGCTGAACGAAGCTGAAATAGACGACGCCTTTTCGTACCATGACATATAAAAATGCCAATAAGACCGGAAAGACGATGATCAAGTAAATCGCCAATTGTGCATTGACGACAAACGCCATGACCATGCTCCCGATGACAAGCAACGGTGCGCGCAGCATGATGCGCAAGCTCATATACAGCACTTGCTGGATCAGCTGGATATCACTCGTCAGCCGTGTGATGAGGCCTGATGCTGGAAATTTATTGAACATTGCCAGCGAGAAAGACTGGACGCGCTCATAAACTTTTCGCCTGACATCAAAAGAGAAGCTATGGGATACATGGGAAGCGAAATATGAATTGGCGACACCCGATAAAAAAGCGATTAATGACAAGCCTATTAGCACAAGCCCCAAGCGAATGATCGTATCCTGGTCACCTGCCACGATGCCGTCATCGATGATGCTCGCAATGACCAATGGCTGCAAAAGCTCTACGACCAACTCCAGGAGCATCAGGAACAAGGCGACGCCGATCAAAAATGAATATGGTTTAGTATAAGAAAAAACAGTTTTCATAAGGGTGCCTCCTGAACATTTCGAAACTCGAACTTTATTTAAAACTAGTATGCCATAATTTTCAGATATCAGGTAGAGATATCCCTTTTTTTGTCATGCCTAAAACCGAATGTTTTTTGAGCGTGAGCACCAAAAAAGGCACGCAGCATTTTGCTGCATGCCCCCACTCAAGAGCGGTCTTCGGCGGTTTTTTCACTGCCCGCAAAAGATAGCCAAGTGACGAAGACCAACATGAGAACAGCTCCCCCGATTTGCAGCGGGGATAGAAAATGGCCGAACCAGACAAGCGAAATGACCATCGCCGTCAATGGCTCCATCGCGGATAAAATGCTCGTCTCCACAGGCGAGATGAATCGCATGCTGCTCAAAAACAGCACAAACGCCATCGTGCCGACCACAATAATCGCGATGATCGCCAAAATGAGCGTCGGATCTGCCAACAGCCCCCATTCATCCGACAGGAAAATCGGATTGATGATCCCGAGAAAGATCCCGCCGAACAGCATGGACCAGCCGACGACGAGCAAGACGCCCCATTCCTGCATCAGCCTGGCAGGGTAAAGCGTGTAGAACGTAAATGCCAAACCGACAAGAACTCCCCAAAACAGTGCTTCTCCGCTGATGACCAAGGAATCCAAGCGGCCATCCGTCAATAATAGAAACAAGCCGGCGAGCGTGCCGAGCATGCCAAGCACCTGGTAGACCGGTGGCCATTTGCGCAGGCGCATGGAAACGAAGACGATGACATAGACCGGTGCGAGAAATTGCATCAATGTGGCAAAGACGGCATTGCTCGTATCGATCGCTGCGACGAAACTGTATTGGACTCCAAGCATACCGGCTACTGAAAAGATCAATAAGGGGCGTGTCCATATCTTTTGCCGGAAAATCGACGTCACCTGTACCTTCTTCATTTTTAAAAACAACAGCAATACGATGCCAGCGACGATGAGCCGGATGGTCAGAAGAAATGGCACAGTGATCGGGTAAACATCGAGTGTCCATTCCATGAGCGGCCCTGTGGCTCCCCAAAGCATCGCCCCTATCAGTATCATGGTTACTCCTTTTAGACGTTCCATTCGCCCCCACTCCTTCCATATGAAAAAACCAACCCGTGACGAATTGGCTAATTCAGCTCTTTTTATCCGTTCAAGCCTTTAAAATCGGGACAAATTAGTCGATTCCCTAAATTTTCAATCGAATCATGCCTATTCTCTCATGAGAGGCTAAAAAAGGATAGTAGCTTTTCTGTGCTAAAATTCCCGTATTATATTTTTGTAAAGTGGTGACGAAAGACCTTTTCTTCTTTATAATGAAAGTACAAAACGGTTAAGGAGCGTCAGTTAATGAGTGAAAAGCAGGATTTTTTGGCACAAACCCTAGCATATAACCATATTCCCTTCCCTATCATCATTTTCGATCAAGAAGGACTCATCACTTGGTTCAACGGGCACGCCGAACGCATCTTTCAACTAAATACAGAAACCGCTAAAGGCCAACCCTTTTCCTATATGAATCCAGAACAAGCCGCTTTCCATAAACAGCCTTGGGAAATGCTGTTGGAAAGCACAGACCCTGTCCGATTCGAAAATATGGAAATCGGTCTTGGCAGCGGCGGGCAGAGCTATTCCACAGTTGTCACGAAAGCGTTCACATCGCATGGCGAACGTTTTCTCCTGACGATCTATGAGATCGATGATAGCGTAAGCGCCGACTCGGCGGCAAGAGAATTGAGCCATCTTCGCCACGGGCTGGATGACTCGTTCATGATGACTTATTTCGATCAAGAGTTTCTTGTCACTTACGCGAATCCCCATTTCCTGAAACTCAGCAAATGGACCCCGAAACGCGTGCTCGGCAAACCCGTATGGCAAATGTTCCATGACAGCGAAGAAGACATCGAGTTCGTCGATTCGATTCTGGAAAGCCTGAAAGAGGGGCAAGTATGGAACGGCGAAGCGAAAAAAGCGACAAAAGACGGTGAAACGTATTGGGTCGACCTGACGGCGATTCCGATGCAATTGTCTGAGGAAGATGCGTATTATATTTTCCTTGAAAAAGACATCACCGAAACGAAGCACGCCCAAAAGCACCTTGAGGAAATCGCATTTATCGACCCGATTACAGGGCTTGAAAACCGCCACCGCCTTGAACAAGCTGTCGCGGAACATATAAAGGAAGGGCGTCATTTCTCTTTTCTGTTCCTCGACATCGACCGATTCTACACCTTGCGTGATGTATCGGATACCGATACTGAAAATGAATTGCTTATCGAATTCACGAAACGCTTGCGCATGTATTTCTCGGATTCATTGATTACACGCGCCGGGCTTCATGAATTCGCGTTGATCACGCCTTTGCCGAACTGGTTCATCGAGGGCTTCCTGCCTTATTTGCAGCAGCACCCGATCTATATCGGCGGCACAGCAGTTCCTTTGACCGTCAGCGGCGCCATCACGAAATACCCGGAAGACCAGCAGAGCTTCGTCCACTTGATCAAAGCTTCCTATGCGACAATCAAGAAAGTCAAAGACCGCGGCGGCAGCGCCATTTCCACTTTGACAGCAGACGACCACGAACGCCTGAACCGAAAAGCACTCATTGAAAAACGCCTTGTCCATGCACTGGACCGGAAAAACCTGCAATTGCTGTATCAGCCACAAGTTAATCTCTCGACTGGCAATGTCGAAAGCGTGGAAGCGCTCGTCCGCTGGAATGACGATGAAATCGGCGTCGTGACGCCCGATGAACTCATTCCGATTGCGGAAGAAAATGGCATGATCCATGAAATCGGCAGTTTCGTATTGGAGACCGCTTGTGCACAGCTAAAAGATTGGAAAGCGAAAGGGATCGATTTGCGCATCAGCATCAACTCCTCCATCCGCGAATTCCGCGATAAGGATATGGCGAGCATGCTGATCGAGCAAATGAAAGCGAATAATTGCGATCCCCATTCCTTGATGATCGAGATTACAGAGAAATTCGCGCTTGAAGCGGAAGCGGAACGCCCGATCATGCAGCAAATGAACCGCCTGAACCAGCAAGGCGTACAATTTGCACTCGATGATTTCGGGACAGGCTATGCGTCTTTCCGTTATATGCTGTTATTGCCTATTTCCTCATTGAAGATCGACCGGACCATCATCCAGTCGATCACGAAACAGGAAAAAATGCAGAAAATGATTAAAGGGATGATCCAGTTCGGCAAATCGCTTGATTTTCAAGTGACCGCTGAAGGGGTCGAAACGAACGAACAGCTTGAACTGCTTCGGGCAATGGATTGCAATAGCATCCAAGGCTATATCATCAGCCATCCGATGAGCGCCCAGGAACTCGAGAAGTGGCTAAAATAACCTCCCTCCCCAGACTGCGGGCAATCCGCGGTGTGGGGATTTTTGTTCTGTTAGGATTGAAAATTTAGTATAGGAATTTTAAATTATTGGAGTTCGCATCATACGGATATTCGCTGCCTCGCTTTGGGTTGGCCTTTGGCTACAATGAATTGGCGAAAGTAAATTGAGCCAATTCATCTGCGATGCTTGAGCGTAGCGAAAGTTGAGCAAGCCGGTTCATACGATTATTGGGTGCAGCTTTTCTCCTACTGCGTCGGCTCCCCCTGTGCGCTCGGCAGCTTATACATTTCACTGACTGCGGCGTGTCTACAGGAGTTTGCTTTTTTACAAGTTGCCGACTCATGGGGAAATCGCTTCCCGGGGGTAGCGTCGGGTTGAGGCGTTATTGTCATATCCTGAACAAAAAAACAGGCTGCCCACAAATGAGGCTGCCTGTTCGTTATGGATTATTCCTGTGTAAAGCCCATTTTTTTCTGGGTCCGTCTTGCTTGATGCTTGAAATATAATTGCATGAGCACTTCCGCGAACACCAGGCCCATGGCGATGGCACCCGAAATCATCAATGCCTGTACAGCGAAATCGACCGCTTCCATGTAATCATTCTCCACGATATTGCGCATCGCATTGTATGCACGGCTTCCAGGAACGAGCGGAATGATGCCGGCGACACTGAAAATGATCATCGGCATCTTAAAGATCTTCGCCAAGATGTGCGCAACGATCGCGACAATAAAAGCGCCGGCGAAGGTTGCTTGAATCGGGTCATCAAACATGAGGAAATAACTCCGGTAGAAAAGCCAGCCGCTCATCCCGACAAGCCCGCAACTGATAAGCGTCTTTCTTGGGATATTGAAAATGATGCCGAATGCGCCGGCTGCCAAAAAACTTAGAAACGCCTCTAAAGGCCAGTTCATTCGATCTCCTCCTTAAAATGACAATACGATGGCGATGCCGGCTCCGATGGCGAATGCCGTCAGAAAAGCTTCCGCACCCATTGATAGGCCCGATACAAAATGGCCGGCCATCATGTCGCGTACGGCGTTGGTGATCAGCAAGCCGGGCACCAGTGGCATGACCGAACCGATGATGATCGTATCGGGATCGTTCCCGAATCCACTATTCACAACGAGCACCGCTAAAGTACCGATGGCGACCGCTCCGATAAATTCCGCGAAAAACTTGACCCTTGTTTTCACGAGTACCATTTCCACAATATAAAATCCGATTCCCCCGATGACAAAAGCGAAAGGAATGTCCGCCCAGCCACCGCCCATCAAAATCAGGAAGCAGGCACTGGCAACTGCAGCTGCGAGCACTTGCAGCCACAAAGGGAACAAGTAATGGTTTTTTTCGATTTCCGTCATTTCTTCATACGCCTGCTGCAATGTCAGCTGGCCCGCCACGAGACGCCTCGATACGGCATTGACACGCGCCACCCTTTCGAGGTCGGTACGGCGCCCATGGATGCGGACAAAGCGCGTCGGCAAATCATTGCTCGGGGAAAACATGATGCCCGCTGGAGTCACAAAGCAATGGGAATCCATCATATTTTGCGAAACCGCCATCCGGATCATCGTATCTTCCACCCGGTATGTCTCCGCGCCGCTTTCCATCATGACTTTTCCGGCCAACAGAAAACAATCCAGCGCAAGTTCTCTTCTGACTTCCGATATTTCGGCCATCTGGTCTCCCCTTTTCTTCTGTACCATCATACCGCAGGCAAGGCAAAATTAAAACGCTCCGGTTACCGGGGCGTTTCATCGGCATATTTTATGGTTTTAAAATGACTTTGGTACACTCGTCTTCGTGGTCGTTGAAAATCCGGTACGCTTCACTCGCTTGATCGAGCGGCACGATGTGTGAAATGATTTCACGCGGATCGAACTCGCCTTTTTCGATCTTGTCGAGGAGCATCGGCATCAAATGGATGACCGGTGCTTGCCCCATTTTCATCGTTACGTTGCGTTCGAACAAATTGCCGAGTGGGAATTGATTATAGGTCAATCCGTAGACGCCCGTCAATTGGATGGTCCCGAACTTGCTGACGGCATCTTTCGCGATATCGATTGCGCTTAGCGTCCCGCCTTGCAGCATCAGCTTTTGCTGAACGGCTTCCGCAGTCGATTTCTTGCCGTCCATCCCCACACAATCAATGACAACTCGTGCGCCGCCTTTTGTAATCTCGTGGATCAGCGCCCCCGTATTATCATGCTGGCTGAAGTCAACGATTTCCACATTATTCATCTTTTTCGCTTTTTCCATCCGGTACGGCAATTCATCTACCGCAATAACCCTTGCCGCCCCTTTCATCCAGGCAAACTTCTGGGTCATGAGGCCGATTGGTCCGCAGCCGAGAACGACGACCGTGTCACCTTCTTTGACACCTGCGTTCTCGACGCTCCACCAGGCTGTCGGCAGTACGTCTGACAGGAATAGGACCTGTTCATCTTCGAGCTCTGAAGATTCCGGAATGACCAATGGCATGAAGTTAGCGTAGGGCACTCGCAAATATTCAGCCTGGCCGCCTGAATAATCGCCATAGCGTTCCGTCAACCCGAAATAGGCACCCGTATCAAAATGGGGATTGCCGTTTGAATTGTCGCATTGGCTTTCCATTTCATGTGAGCAATAGAAGCAATGGCCGCAGCTAATATTAAATGGAAGGACGATTCGGTCGCCTTTTTTCACTTTGGTGACGTCTGGTCCCGCTTCTTCGACAATGCCCATCGGTTCATGGCCGATGACGGTATTCTTGGTGGTAGGCAATGCCCCTTGATAGATGTGCAGGTCTGTCCCGCAAATGGCGGTGGAAGTTATTTTTACGATGATGTCATCACGTTTTTGAAGTTCCGGATCTTTGACTTCTTTGACTTGCATGTCTTTCGTTCCTTGAAACGTTACTGCCTTCATGTTTTTCCCTCCCGTTTACTGATGTCAGAATATTTCTGTTATTCCCGTTTTCTGTCAGTACAAACATCTTTTTTATCCTGCCCCGGCTCGAAACCATAAAGAGCGGATCTCTTTAGAAGAGATCCGCTCTTATCCATCATTTTTTATTGCAGGGGCAATGTACCGAGAGGTTCGAAATCCGACAAGCGATAGCTTCTGACTTCAGTATTCGCCACTGTATACAAGGCGTCTTTTGCATAAGCCAGGCGCTGGACCGATGTATTCCAGTCTTCATAGGGCTGGTCGGATGCTTGGGTCAAATCGGCTGATAGCTCGATTCCTTCTGGGGTGATCGAGTAAATTAAAGCCCCTTCTGCCTGAAATTCGATATACTCCATGCCGTCTCCTTTATAGATCGATACCGGAAAACCGAATAAGCTTTGCTGTTCATTACGGAATAAAGCTTTGTGGTCATATTGCAAAGCAGAATAGGTCCCAGGGCCGCCGA includes these proteins:
- a CDS encoding glycerophosphodiester phosphodiesterase, which codes for MEIFAHRGSSGTHPENTLPAFAEAAALPVHGVELDVHLSKDGELVVIHDEKVNRTTNGKGYVKDMALAELKKLDAGSWKAGEWGGTAIPTLSEVFELFKDTRHVLNVELKTDIFPYPGAVEKVARLAAQQGIENRLIISSFNHSDVKLAVDRHHVPGAILASNILVDMAAYAQTVGTKRLHLSLPYALRHGAELVEKGCVVYVYTVNRLDYAEQLQQIGVSGIFTDYPEKMLEELK
- the kynA gene encoding tryptophan 2,3-dioxygenase, giving the protein MDKYKNGQNIAAANEQNIRTDFKESMTYGDYLHLDKLLSAQDGVSGHHDESLFIIIHQVSELWMKLILHELSAAIRHIDADDLQPAFKQLARVSRIQSQIIQGWDVLSTLTPAEYLEFRDDLGNASGFQSYQYRMIEFALGYKTKHVLSIYEKDPALHEQLTQAFHAPGLYDAAIQKLARSGFKIDESVLSRDVNKVYEPNDSVREAWKEIYHNVDEHWELYQLAEKLVDIEDWLQQWRFRHMKTVERIIGFKPGTGGSSGVNYLKKVLDQYFFPELWQIRTDV
- a CDS encoding YusW family protein → MTKNKKLIFPALIMSSALALAACGDDEEVTQPVTDEAAEETAAPEAESTEDASPSGGTEATADGETYGFTDLSVDVDMPDQDDALDLSYEEERGQVEAEYENTVDGVDLTGDEAFNELEQGLSQLNLTPDTPDDEVISQVVEAFGIDPGFKKIEIEVDYADGSDINYEQTNQ
- a CDS encoding GNAT family N-acetyltransferase, producing MGSYDKKKKEGGMEMELSLSIASFPLDAETAGEMEQLIDGEPEECRTLLQNELWQKPFAKGFAVLAYTDSGELVACAAAADLVGVNHYEWSAFVTPDYRRLGLATALADGVRHSLEQRGAESELAAFTENEASDAWLMGLGYNRSFQELQFEAAPLPAYELSEGVEIIPYEEKHLDELAALLHAAFDESVLPVLEHNLADPERQIYVMRQNGKLIATATMSMEDRALWLTALAVSPDTQRSGYGQIFLHWARHIAHEKKLERVLIEVEIENRAWPVYEKAGFSKLYTISYWQRPLQ
- a CDS encoding ABC transporter ATP-binding protein; its protein translation is MKTVFSYTKPYSFLIGVALFLMLLELVVELLQPLVIASIIDDGIVAGDQDTIIRLGLVLIGLSLIAFLSGVANSYFASHVSHSFSFDVRRKVYERVQSFSLAMFNKFPASGLITRLTSDIQLIQQVLYMSLRIMLRAPLLVIGSMVMAFVVNAQLAIYLIIVFPVLLAFLYVMVRKGVVYFSFVQQRLDKVNRMVQENLQAVRLIKAYLRGKYEANRFSEVAGALKTDTVKAFRIMEIILPILLFGMNVSLLAVVWFGAFEIQSGDAQIGELVAIVNYAMRMTGAFSMFSFIIMAFARAMASTGRIEEILLADDGGEESNGATVPVREGTVRFDDVSFTYPGTSRRVLENISFELAPREKLAIMGATGSGKTSLLQLIPRFYEATEGSVSVHGRDVREWDLQELRKTIGLVPQQSMLFTGSISNNLSWGKEHAELPELTEAAEKAQIDETVQRFPKGYETRVGQKGVNLSGGQKQRLSIARALVRKPSILILDDSTSALDVKTESALWAELDKEQATTLLVTQKVRTAMRADRILLLEDGVASAYGTHEELLDSSSLYREIALSQQAEEVDEYV
- a CDS encoding DMT family transporter, yielding MERLKGVTMILIGAMLWGATGPLMEWTLDVYPITVPFLLTIRLIVAGIVLLLFLKMKKVQVTSIFRQKIWTRPLLIFSVAGMLGVQYSFVAAIDTSNAVFATLMQFLAPVYVIVFVSMRLRKWPPVYQVLGMLGTLAGLFLLLTDGRLDSLVISGEALFWGVLVGLAFTFYTLYPARLMQEWGVLLVVGWSMLFGGIFLGIINPIFLSDEWGLLADPTLILAIIAIIVVGTMAFVLFLSSMRFISPVETSILSAMEPLTAMVISLVWFGHFLSPLQIGGAVLMLVFVTWLSFAGSEKTAEDRS